The Chloroflexota bacterium genome includes a region encoding these proteins:
- a CDS encoding NAD-dependent epimerase/dehydratase family protein, whose product MSAIERVAVTGASGYIGRHFLRWRAREGSPAVAVVRRDVPLPDAAAVRVADILDLDALTRAFAGCEAVVHLACMPVAGCWEDPVEGFRVNALGTVHVLTAARRAGVRRVVYTSSAQVYGRPESLPVAEDVPCRPVTPYGAGKLSGEIWCRAAVQAEGIEAVVLRLFNVYGPAVDGSPRPTVEALFLRSVWEGRPPVVRGHPEHVRDFVHVTDVVRALERALAVPQADGEPINIGTGRGTSMVQLARMAGRAWGKSVEPQVEPPTEEPIRLEADIGRARRWLRWEPEVTLEDGLAALARAITRARGG is encoded by the coding sequence ATGAGCGCCATCGAACGGGTAGCCGTGACGGGCGCGTCCGGCTACATCGGGCGGCATTTCCTGCGCTGGCGGGCGCGTGAGGGATCGCCCGCCGTGGCGGTGGTGCGCCGGGATGTCCCTCTGCCGGACGCGGCCGCGGTGCGGGTGGCGGATATCCTGGACCTGGACGCGTTGACGCGGGCCTTCGCCGGATGTGAGGCCGTGGTGCATCTGGCCTGCATGCCCGTGGCGGGCTGCTGGGAGGACCCGGTGGAGGGATTCCGGGTCAACGCGCTGGGGACGGTTCATGTGTTGACCGCCGCTCGTCGGGCCGGTGTACGACGTGTGGTGTACACATCCTCGGCTCAGGTCTACGGCCGGCCGGAGTCGCTGCCCGTGGCGGAGGATGTCCCCTGCCGCCCCGTCACGCCGTATGGCGCCGGCAAGCTGAGCGGGGAGATCTGGTGCCGTGCCGCGGTCCAGGCGGAGGGGATCGAGGCGGTCGTGCTGCGCCTGTTCAACGTGTACGGCCCCGCGGTAGATGGCTCTCCCCGGCCGACCGTTGAGGCGCTCTTCCTGCGATCGGTGTGGGAGGGGCGGCCGCCCGTCGTGCGGGGGCACCCGGAGCACGTGCGGGATTTCGTGCATGTGACCGATGTGGTGCGGGCGCTGGAGCGGGCGTTGGCGGTCCCCCAGGCCGACGGCGAGCCGATCAACATCGGGACGGGGCGCGGGACCTCCATGGTTCAGCTGGCCCGGATGGCCGGTCGGGCGTGGGGGAAGTCGGTAGAGCCCCAGGTGGAACCCCCAACGGAGGAGCCCATTCGGCTGGAGGCGGACATCGGCCGGGCGCGTCGGTGGCTGCGTTGGGAGCCCGAGGTCACGCTGGAGGATGGGCTGGCCGCATTGGCGCGTGCCATCACGAGGGCGCGAGGGGGATGA
- a CDS encoding NAD-dependent epimerase/dehydratase family protein has protein sequence MLTLTGKSVLVTGGAGFIGSHLVDRLIAERPGRLIVVDNLFLGKRENLEEARRAYPSLRFYPEDVSRPQTMRRILEEEEVEIVFDLATIPLPASLRRPKWASRSILEMALNVCELGRQGMYRTLIHCSSSEAYGSAQYVPMDEAHPLAVETPYAAAKAAADLLVRSYARTFGLDTVIVRPFNTYGPRQNERQYAGVIPIVIRRILAGQAPVIYGDGEQTRDYTFVTDIAEGMVAASRSEAARGRVINLASGQEVSVNRLVRLICQALGYEGEIHHAPPRPADVRRHLADASLAHSLLGWRPRVSLEEGIARTVHWYVSRLGSAG, from the coding sequence GTGTTGACGCTTACGGGGAAGTCGGTGCTGGTGACGGGCGGGGCCGGATTCATCGGCAGTCATCTGGTGGACCGGCTCATCGCCGAGCGGCCGGGCCGCCTGATCGTGGTCGATAACCTCTTCCTGGGCAAACGGGAGAACCTGGAGGAGGCGCGACGGGCCTATCCGTCCCTGCGCTTCTATCCGGAGGATGTGAGCCGGCCGCAGACCATGCGGCGCATTTTGGAGGAGGAGGAGGTCGAGATCGTCTTCGATCTGGCGACCATCCCTCTGCCGGCCTCGCTGCGGCGTCCCAAGTGGGCCAGCCGTAGCATCCTGGAGATGGCCCTGAACGTGTGCGAGCTAGGGCGTCAGGGGATGTACCGGACGTTGATCCACTGCTCTAGCTCGGAGGCGTACGGCAGCGCGCAGTACGTGCCCATGGACGAGGCGCATCCGCTGGCGGTGGAGACGCCGTACGCGGCGGCGAAGGCGGCGGCCGACCTCCTGGTGCGCTCCTATGCCCGCACCTTTGGGCTGGATACGGTCATCGTGCGCCCCTTCAACACCTATGGGCCGCGGCAGAACGAGCGTCAGTACGCGGGCGTCATCCCCATCGTGATCCGGCGCATCCTGGCGGGGCAGGCGCCCGTCATCTACGGAGACGGCGAGCAGACCCGGGATTACACCTTCGTCACCGACATCGCCGAGGGCATGGTGGCCGCGTCCCGGAGCGAGGCGGCTCGTGGCCGTGTGATCAACCTGGCGAGCGGACAGGAGGTCAGCGTCAACCGACTGGTCCGCCTGATCTGCCAGGCGCTGGGGTACGAGGGGGAGATCCATCATGCTCCCCCGCGCCCGGCCGACGTGCGCCGTCATCTGGCGGATGCGAGCCTGGCTCATTCGTTGCTGGGCTGGCGGCCCCGCGTGTCGCTGGAGGAGGGGATCGCCCGCACGGTGCATTGGTACGTGAGCCGGCTGGGATCGGCGGGATGA
- a CDS encoding Gfo/Idh/MocA family oxidoreductase: MEMAMIQAAVIGVGAMGRNHARILAQMEDVDLVAVADVEPEIVERVARTYKANAYTDYREMLDRERLDIVTIAVPTRAHCKVASDVIAHGLHVFVEKPLAASVREGRELIDAARARGITLAVGHIERFNPVIIELKRRLEAGQVGRVFQMIARRVGPFPSRVEDVGVVFDLATHELNIMEYLNGAPIQFLYAETEREIHAQHEDLLSGLLKFRNGTIGLLDVNWLTPTKIRQLTVLGERGMFLVNYLTQELFFYENSSANGWEGLVALMGVSEGKVTRYEILRREPLKEELEAFVRSVRRGEPPLVGGEEGLRAVYLAEKLVESGRERRLIRLDL; the protein is encoded by the coding sequence TTGGAGATGGCGATGATACAAGCGGCAGTGATCGGCGTTGGCGCGATGGGGCGCAACCACGCGCGCATCCTGGCGCAGATGGAAGATGTCGACCTGGTGGCCGTGGCAGATGTGGAGCCCGAGATCGTGGAGCGCGTGGCGCGCACGTACAAGGCCAACGCCTACACGGATTATCGGGAGATGCTGGATCGGGAACGGCTGGACATCGTGACTATTGCGGTGCCCACCCGGGCCCATTGCAAGGTAGCCAGCGACGTGATCGCCCATGGCCTGCACGTGTTCGTGGAGAAGCCGCTGGCGGCTTCGGTGCGTGAGGGGCGGGAGCTGATCGACGCCGCCCGGGCGCGAGGGATCACGCTGGCGGTGGGGCATATCGAGCGCTTCAACCCGGTCATCATCGAGCTGAAGCGCCGGCTGGAGGCGGGACAGGTCGGCCGCGTCTTCCAGATGATCGCCCGCCGCGTGGGGCCGTTCCCATCCCGCGTGGAGGATGTGGGCGTCGTCTTCGATCTGGCCACCCACGAGCTCAACATCATGGAGTACCTGAACGGGGCTCCCATCCAGTTCCTGTATGCGGAGACGGAGCGGGAGATCCACGCCCAGCACGAGGACCTGCTCTCCGGCCTCCTCAAGTTTCGCAACGGCACCATCGGCCTGCTGGATGTCAACTGGTTGACGCCCACCAAGATCCGACAGCTCACCGTCCTGGGCGAACGGGGCATGTTCCTGGTCAACTATCTGACCCAGGAACTGTTCTTTTACGAGAACAGCTCGGCCAACGGCTGGGAGGGATTGGTGGCCCTGATGGGGGTGAGCGAGGGGAAGGTGACCCGCTACGAGATCCTGCGGCGGGAGCCGTTGAAGGAGGAGCTGGAGGCCTTCGTTCGCTCCGTGAGGCGGGGCGAGCCGCCTCTGGTAGGCGGCGAGGAGGGGCTGCGTGCCGTGTACCTGGCGGAGAAGCTGGTGGAGTCGGGGCGGGAACGGCGGCTCATCCGCCTGGACTTGTGA